Below is a window of Myroides profundi DNA.
ATAGATACGATGACTTCTGTTGCAACAGCTTTCTCTAGCTTTGCTGCAATGCCTGCTCAGCAAGACGAAACACTTGACATTGTCAATACTGTAAGGCTAACACTCGACATCTTTAATGAAGATTATATCTGGTTCGAAAGTACTGATCAAGAGATCATCTCTAAAATAGATAGAACACAACTAATCAGAATTATTACTAACTTAGTCAAAAATGCAATACAAGCTATCCCTTCTGAACAGAAGAACCCACAAATAAAAGTGAGCATATCTAGAACAGAAGAAAGCGCTATCATCAAAGTAGCTGATAACGGGACAGGTATAAAGCAAGAAGATCTAAACAAAATATTCCAACCTAAGTTCACTACCAAAACAAGTGGAATGGGATTAGGATTGGGAATCATAAAAAATATAATTACAAATTACAACGGTACAATAGTCTTCGAAACAGAAGAAGGTCTTGGCACCACATTTATTGTTACCTTGCCTATTATAAATAATTAATCAAATAAAAGATATTATGGATTTTGAAAATATTCTAGTAGAAAAAGAGGGAAGTCTGGCCATTATAACCATTAATAGACCAACTAAATTAAACGCTTTAAACAAGCCAACAATTGAAGAGCTTCACCAAGCCCTTAAACACTTTGAAAAAGACCGTGAAACACGTGTTATCATCCTTACTGGAAGTGGAGAAAAAGCTTTCGTTGCAGGTGCTGACATTAAAGAGTTCTCTAGCTTCAACACTAGTGAAGGTTCACAGTTAGCTGCTAAAGGACAAGAGCTTCTATTCGACTATGTTCAAAATTACAACAAACCAGTAATCGCTGCTGTTAATGGATTTGCCCTAGGAGGTGGATTAGAGTTAGCCATGTCAGCACACTTTAGAGTTGCTTCTACTAACGCTAAGATGGGACTTCCAGAAGTAACACTTGGACTAATCCCTGGATATGGTGGAACACAACGCTTACCTCAACTTATCGGAAAAGGAAGAGCAATGGAACTAATCATGACTGCAGAAATGATAACAGCTGATAAGGCTCTATCTTATGGATTAGTGAACCACGTTGTAGAACAAGAAGAACTATTAGCATTCACAAAGAAAATAGCAAACAAAATAGCTGCTAACTCTGCTTCTGCAATCGGAAGAGCAATAAAATCTATCAATGCTAACTTTAAAGATGGTGTAAACGGATATCACGAAGAAATCAAAAACTTTGGAGAATGCTTCGAAACAGAAGACTTCACAGAAGGAACTACTGCTTTCTTAGAAAAAAGAAAACCTGAATTCAAAGGTCAAAACTAATAACAAAAAAAGGTCAGAGCAAGCTCTGACCTTTCTTATTTCAATTCCTTATTCTTGAAATAAAAAAACCTCTTGAGTGATCAAGAGGTTTTTTGTTGGCCTACTAGGACTCGAACCTAGAACGACTGAACCAAAATCAGCTGTGTTACCATTACACCATAGGCCAGTACCATTTCATTACTTCGGCATAATTACTTCAGTAATTCGGATGCAAAATTAGCACATTTTTTGATTCTTCCAAATATAAAATGCCTTTTTTAATCACTCTCAACCCGCTATTTTGCTAAGATACTCATAGTCAAGAGAGAGTATTGAAAAATTTAACATTTTATTTTTACGTACAATTAAAATAAAAAAAGCCTCTTGAAAAATCAAGAGGCTTTTCTGTTGGCCTACTAGGACTCGAACCTAGAACGACTGAACCAAAATCAGCTGTGTTACCATTACACCATAGGCCAATACCTTTTTTACATACCGTAAAGCGTAATTACTTCATCAATGCGGATGCAAAAGTATAACTATTTTTATAATCTCCAAACTTTTCTTTCAAAAAAATTAAATTTTTCTAATTCCTTCACGCAACACAAAAAAAATCTTTTCTTTGTATATACAATCTGATAAAATATCTAGTAATTACAAATATGTTGACATTCAATTACAAGAAGTGGAATGTTATAGGAGGATGGCTATGTTTTGCTATTGCCCTATTGACTTATACACTAACAGTAGAGCCTACAGTAAGCTTTTGGGATCCAGGAGAATATATTGCTACCTCTGCTAAACTACAAGTAGGACACCCTCCAGGGGCTCCTTTTTATCAAATGTTAGGAGCTTTCTTCTCGATGTTTGCTACCTCTCCAGATAAAGTTGCCCTAATGGTAAACATGGTTGCTGTTATTTCCAGCGCGTTTACCATTCTTTTTATGTTCTGGACATTATCTAATTTACTTAAGAAAATCGTCGTTGCGAAAAGTGAGTGGACAAATCCTAATGCTATTGTCGTTTTAGGTAGTGCTGCTGTTGGTTCATTAGCCTTTACATTCACAGATAGTTTTTGGTTTAATGCTGTAGAGTCTGAAGTATATGCTTCTGCGATGCTTCTGACATCACTTCTATTATACTTAGGTGTGAGATGGTATGATGATATCAACACTCCTAAAGGTAATCGTTGGCTATTATTGATAGGATTAGTTATTGGAGCTTCATTTGGAGTCCACCTAATGGCTTTATTGACAGTTCCATCTATTGCATTACTATACTTCTTTAAAAGATATCAAAAAGTAACTATCAAAAACTTCATCATTGCCAATGTAGCAGCTGTAGGAGTTTTATTCTTCCTTTTTGCTTTCTTATTCCCTAAGACCTTAGCCTTATTTGGTAAGACAGAGATCTTTATGGTGAACTCGATAGGAATGCCTTTTAACAGTGGGACTATTGTTGCTTTCCTATTGATTGTTGCCTTCTTTGTATTCGGATTGAGATATACAGAGAAGAAAAACAAGATAATGGCGAACACGCTTATTCTAACACTTCTTTTTGTATTTGTTGGATTGACAAGTTGGATAATGTTGCCTATCCGTGCTAATGCAAAAGTAGTGATCAATGAGAACACACCTTCTGATGCTTCTGAGCTATTAGCATACTACCAACGTGAACAGTATGGAGAAGAAAGTATCTATTACGACTCTTACTTCACTAAAAAATATGTAGGATTAGACAAAAACAATCCTTGGAAAGACGAAAAACCAAACTACGAAAGAAACTACCAAACAGGTAAGTATGAAATCGTAAACGAATATAAAAACGCAGGACAAAACTTCGACAGTACTCATAAAGGATTCCTTCCTAGACTGTGGAGTACAGACAAGAATCACCGTGTCAACTATATGCGTTACACTAAACCGTTAGACTTCAGAGTATCTTCTCAATATGCTGGAACAAAAGAGTTAGAAGAATTAGTATCTGGAGTAAAACAAGGTCTTGCTAGTGGTGAAATTGATTATGACGGACTTGACAAGTTCTTAGATCAATATGGAGAATACCTAGAAATCGAAGTACCTTCATTCTCTAGTAATGTCGGCTTTATGTTTGAGTACCAATTCGGATATATGTTCTGGCGTTACCTAATGTGGAACTTTGCAGGAAGACAAGATGATGTACAAGGTCAAGGTGACTTACAACATGGTAACTGGATTAGTGGTATCAAATTCTTAGACGAAATACGATTAGGTTCTCAAGATAACTTACCTTCAGATACATTAGAAAACAAAGGTAGAAACACTTATTTCTTCTTACCTTTTATACTTGGGCTTATCGGTATTGTATTCCACTATCGTAAAGACCCTAAGATGTTCTGGGTATTATTAGTGTTATTCCTATTTACAAGCTTTGCACTTAAAATATTCTTGAATGAACGCCCATTCGAACCTCGTGAACGTGACTATGCTGTAGTACCAGCATTCTATGTATTCGCGATGTGGATCGGATTTGGAGTATATGCTATCTTCGACGGACTTAAAAAATATGTACAGCCAAAAATAGCTGGTCCAGCTGTTCTAGTTGTATCATTATTTGCTGCTCCTGTATTATTAGCACAACAAAACTGGGATGACCACGACCGTTCAGATCGTTATACAGCCCTTGCTAATGCTAGAGCATACTTAGATTCATGTGATCCGAATGCTATCTTATTTACTATTGGAGATAACGATACATTCCCTCTGTGGTATTTACAAGACGTAGAAGGATACAGAACAGATGTAAGAGTAGTATGTACGAGTTTACTACCATTAGATTGGTATATTGATCAGATGAGAGCAAAAGCGTATGACTCAGAACCTCTACCGATCTCATTCACACATGATCAATATGTAGGTAATAAAAGAGATGCTATCATCGTAAACAAGATGATCGAAGAAAGAATAGACATCAACTCTCTTCTTAACTTCATTAAATCTGATGATGATAGAACGAAGATTAAAACAGAGGCAGGAACTACATTGTATATCGCTCCTACTAATCAGATCAGAATACCTGTAGATAGTGCTAATGTAGCGAAACACAATATTGTATCTCCTCACTTAAGAAAAGATATATTACCTTATCTAGACGTTAACATTACTGACCAAGCTATCTATAAGCACCGCCTTATCATGTTAGATATAGTGGCTAATAATAACTGGGAACGACCTATATACTTCTCTGGAGGTAGCTGGGGAGATGATGATTTCATTTGGATGAAAGACTACTTACAGTTAAGTGGTTTAGTATATAAATTAGTTCCTCTGAAATCTGATACAGAGAGTTCTCATGCACTAGATAGAGGTTCTATAGACGCAGATAGAATGTACGATATCGTAACGAAGTGGTACTGGGGTAATATGGGAAGTGATAAAATCTATCACGATCCTCAGACTAGACGTAATGCACTGAGCTACCGTATCAACCTTGCTCGATTAATGGAGCAGCTATTAATAGAGGGTAAAGATGAGAAAGCGAAGAAAGTTATCGATATAGCGATGACGAATATGCCTATCAAATACTATGGTTTATACGAAGTAGTACATCCATTTGTAGAAGGTTCTTATAAAGTTGGCGAAAAAGAAAATGCTCGTCAAATGGCTAAAGAATTAATTCAAAAATCTCAAGAATCACTTACTTACTATAAAGGTCTTGAGATAAATGATATCGAATACTATGCAAGAGAGATCATTACTGAAATAGAAATATGGCGCTCTCTGTTACAAATAATAGAAGAAGAAGACCCTAGCTACTACGCTAGTCTAGTACCAGACTTCAATACATATAATGGCTATTTTAAATATTTTAAAAGAGCTAACTTATAGTTTAAAAGGCGATAGAAATAAATCTATCGCCTTTTCTTTTTACCTTTGCATTACTTTAAAATAAAGCAGATATACGATGATCGAGAATAAAAATCAATCTAAGACAGATATAGGACATTTAGGTGAGTTTGGATTAATAGAACATTTAACACAAAACTTTACAATAGAAAACGAGAGTACAACTAAAGGCATCGGAGATGACGCTGCAGTACTGTCTTTTGGAGAAGATAAAGTAGTTGTTTCTACAGATTTATTAATAGAAGGAGTACACTTTGACCTTGCCTACTCTCCTCTTAAGCATTTAGGATATAAAGCCGTAGTAGTTAACCTATCTGATATCTGTGCGATGAATGCCGTACCTACACAGATCACAGTATCTATCGCAGTATCTAATCGTTTTCCTCTAGAAGCTTTAGATGAGTTATACGAAGGTATCGCCTTAGCGTGTAAGTATTATAAAGTAGACTTAGTAGGTGGAGACACTACCTCATCACAAAAAGGGTTGATTATAAGCGTAACAGCTATTGGTAAAGCTAAAGAAGAAGAATTAGTATACCGCAGTGGAGCGAATGATAACGACTTATTAGTGGTAACAGGAGATATAGGATCTGCTTATATGGGATTACAAATCCTAGAGCGTGAAAAACAAGTATTCTTAGTAAACCCTAATAATCAGCCTGACTTATCTATCTACGAATACATCATCGAAAGACAATTAAAGCCAGAGGCAAGAACAGATATCAAACAGCTATTAGCAGATCTAGGTGTAAAACCAACAGCGATGATAGACATCTCTGATGGATTGTCTTCTGAGATTATGCATATATGCAAAAGTTCTAAAGTAGGATGTAATCTATATGAAGAGAAACTCCCATTAGACCCTCAGTTTATGAATACTTGCGAAGAGTTTAATATCGATGCTACTACGATGGCTATCAATGGTGGTGAAGACTATGAACTGTTATTCACTATTAAAATGGAAGACTTTGACAAAATCAAGGGTAATCCAAACTTAACAGTGATAGGTCACACAACACAAGAGAGTGAAGGTGTTCATCTTATCTCAAGAGCAAACACTAAAATTCCTTTAAAATCAAGAGGATGGAATCCTTTAGAAAACAAAGACGAAGAATAATAACTATTATAAAAGGTAATTTCTAACTAGAGATTACCTTTTTCTTTTTCCCCCCTTCTCTATTCTCCCTCCACATTCCCTTCACGCCTCCTCTAGACTAGTTTTACACCTTAGCTAACTACGTATATTATCCCTCCGTAATGACTCCGTTGTTTTGTATAAAATAACGGAGTCATTACGGACTCATTACGGACTCACTACGGACTCAAATGCAATAAATCTCAATGCTGATTAAAGCCGTTTAGCTATCAGAGAAGGTCTGTTCTACTTAACGAGAATAGTATAAAAAATTCCGATTGAATACCTTGTAACCTCTTTTATCTTATTTATTTACAATCAGAATCAACCAAAATTATTGTAAAAAAACAATATTTCTGCCATAGTGTAGTAAAAAATTAAATTATCAATAAATATTATTTATATATCACACATTTAATTATATTTACGAATACCAAAAACTAAAAATATAATGAATAAAACGTATCAATTAAAAGTGAATGCTGATACTGTTTTTGAAAGTGAAGATTTATTACAAGGAGACATCAATGTATCTCGTGTAAATGAATCTACATATCACGTACTCAAAAACAACAGATCTTATGACGTGGAAATACTTGAGAACCACTTTACAGACAAAAACTATACTGTAAATGTCAACGGAAATAACTATTCTGTTAATATCCAAACCGAACTCGATAAGCTAATCAATCAATTAGGCTTCTCCTTAAACTCTACTAAGCAGGTTAATTCTATCAAGGCTCCTATGCCTGGTCTTATCCTAGATATTTTGGTAACTGTAGGGCAAGAAGTAGCTGAGAATGACAACTTATTAATCTTAGAAGCTATGAAGATGGAGAACAACTTATCTTCTCCTAGAGCTGGGATTATTAAGTCTATCAACGTGACTAAAGGTGCCACTGTTGATAAAGGATTAGTGTTAATTGAATTCGAATAAAGATGAAAAAAATATTAGTTGCCAACCGTGGCGAAATAGCTGTACGTATTATGACTACAGCTAAAAAAATGGGGATTAAGACAGTAGCTGTGTACTCTACTGTTGATCGTAATGCTCCACACGTACGTATGGCTGATGAAGCTGTATGTATCGGAGAGGCTCCTTCTAACCAATCTTATTTATTAGGAGATAAAATATTAGAAGTAGCAAAATCATTAAATGTAGATGGTATCCACCCAGGATATGGATTCTTAAGTGAGAACTCTAACTTCGCTTTAGCGTGTAATGCTGCTGGGATTACCTTTATCGGCCCAGATACGCATGCTATAGAAGTAATGGGTAATAAACTGGCTGCTAAAGAAACTGTAAAAGACTATAACATCCCTATGGTACCGGGTCTAGACGAGGCTATCACTGACGTAGCCAAAGCTAAACAAGTAGCGAAAGAAATAGGCTTTCCTATCTTAATCAAAGCTGCTGCTGGTGGTGGTGGAAAAGGGATGCGTATCGTAGAAAAAGAAGAAGAATTTGAAAGTCAAATGCAACGTGCTATTTCTGAAGCAACCAATGCTTTCGGCGATGGTTCTGTTTTCATTGAAAAATATATAGGTTCACCTAGACACATTGAGATACAAGTGTTAGCGGATAAACATGGTAACGTAGTTCACTTATTTGAAAGAGAATGTAGTATACAACGTCGTCACCAAAAAGTAATAGAAGAAGCTCCTTCTGCTGTACTAACTCCTGAAGTGCGTAAAGCTATGGGAGAAGCAGCTATTAAGGTAGCTAAGTCTTGTGATTATGTAGGAGCTGGTACGGTGGAGTTCTTAATAGATGAGCACCTTAACTTCTACTTCTTAGAGATGAATACTCGTCTTCAAGTAGAGCACCCAGTCTCAGAATTAATCACTGGATTAGACTTAGTAGAGATGCAAATCAAGGTAGCTCGTGGAGAGAAGCTTCCTTTTACACAAGAAGACTTAGAGATCAAAGGACATGCTATGGAACTTCGTATCTATGCAGAAGACCCTCTGAATGAGTTCTTACCTAGTGTAGGGAATTTAGAAATCTATCAACTACCTAAAGGAGAAGGCATCCGTGTAGATAACGGTATAGAAGAAGGTATGGATGTACCTATCTACTACGATCCGATGTTAGCCAAATTAATTACTTATGGGCAGACACGTGAGGAGGCTATAGAGATTATGATCGAAGCCATTAAAGCATATAAGGTAAAAGGTATTAGTACGACATTGCCATTCGGTAAGTTCGTAATGGAACACAATGCTTTTAGAGAAGGTCATTTTGACACGAACTTCGTGAAAAAATACTACAATGCTGATTTAATCAAAGAAGAGTATAAAGATGAAGCAGAGATAGCAGCATACCTTGCGCTACAAATGTATTTAGAAGACCAAAAACAACTTCGATTACCAAACTAAGAATCCTATGAATCCGAAAATAAATAAATTACAAGAAATACAAGCCCAAGCTAAATTAGGCGGAGGGCAAAAAAGAATAGATACACAACACAGCAAAGGAAAGCTTACTGCTCGTGAACGTGTAGAATACCTACTAGACGAAGGTTCATTCGAAGAGATCGGTATGTTAGTGACACACCGTACGACCGACTTCGGTATGGATAAAGAAGTATATCACGGAGATGGTGTAGTGACTGGATATGGAACGATCAATGGTCGCTTAGTCTATGTATTCGCACAAGACTTTACCGTATTCGGAGGAGCACTTTCTGAAACGCATGCAGAGAAAATCTGTAAAGTAATGGATATGGCACTTAAAATGGGTGCGCCAATGATAGGTCTAAACGATTCTGGAGGAGCACGTATACAAGAAGGTGTAAGATCATTAGGTGGATATGCAGATATCTTTTACCGCAATGTACAAGCATCTGGTGTGATACCTCAGCTATCTGCTATTATGGGACCATGTGCTGGAGGAGCAGTATATTCTCCTGCGATGACTGACTTCACGATGATGGTAGAAGGGTCTAGTTATATGTTCGTAACAGGACCTAACGTTGTAAAAACAGTAACTAATGAAGAGGTAACTTCAGAAGAATTAGGAGGAGCGAGTACTCACTCTACGAAATCTGGAGTAGCTCATACGACGTCTCCTAACGATGTAGCCTGTCTAGAGGATGTAAAAACGCTATTGTCTTATATGCCTCAAAACAATATGGAGAAGCCGATGAGTCTTCCTTATACTGCAGGCGAAGAGTATAGATATGAACTAGATGAGATAGTACCTGAGAGCTCTAATAAGCCTTATGATATGAAAGAGGTAATTAATCATATCATAGATGAGGATTCTTTCTTCGAAATACACAAAGACTACGCTGAGAATATCGTAGTAGGTTTCGCTAGACTAGGAGGTAAAAGTGTAGGTATTGTGGCTAATAATCCTATGTTCTTAGCAGGATGTTTAGATGTAAACAGTTCTATTAAAGCTGCTCGTTTCACTAGATTCTGTGATGCTTTTAATATTCCTCTATTAGTCTTAGTAGACGTACCTGGATTCTTACCTGGTACAGATCAGGAGTGGAATGGTATCATCGTACACGGTGCTAAGTTACTGTATGCATTAAGTGAAGCTACAGTGCCTAAAGTAACTGTGATTACTCGTAAAGCCTACGGAGGTGCTTATGACGTAATGAACTCTAAACACATCGGAGCAGATATGAACTTTGCGTGGCCAAATGCCGAAATCGCAGTAATGGGAGCTAAAGGAGCTAGTGAGATTATCTTTAAAAAAGAAATAGCAGAAGCAGTAGATCCTGTAGCAAAACTAGCTGAGAAAGAAGCTGAATATGCAGACAAATTTGCTACTCCATACAGAGCAGCACAACGAGGATTCATTGATGAAGTAATTCTTCCTCATGAGACTCGTAGAAAACTGCTTAAGGCATTCTCTATGTTAGAACATAAAGAAGTAAATATGCCAAACAGAAAACACGGAAACATTCCTCTTTAATAAATTCAATAGCCCTTTAGATATGTAACTAAAGGGCTTTTTTTATCTACTTCTCCCTCCCTACTCAAAGGCTTTCTATTCCCTAATCCTTATTCTCTTATTTCTTAAAATCAGCCTTCATTTTCTTAAAAAAACACCTATACAAATTAACACCAAAGAAGCAAAAAAGAACACTCAATACTATTTTAGCCAAAAAGAGTTAATTAAATATTGATTTTTAAACATATAAGTATATTTTATTTGTTAAATAAAAACTATATTTGATCTAATAAAATAAAACCACTATGGAAGATAATAAAAACCTAGAAGGGAAGAAAGTTCCTGAAAATACGGAGCATACTCCTCCTCCAGTACCTTCATCTGAAGAAACTAAACACGAAGAATCTATTGTTGATAAAGTAACGTCTTCTATTGAAGAGACAGTAGACAACATAGAGAAAGAAGTTGTTGAGCCAATCGTTGAGACGATAAAAGAAGAAGTTGTTGAGCCTGTAGTAGAGGCTGCAAAAGAACTTGAGAGAGAAATAGAGCAAGAAGTTAGATCTACACCTCCTCCTCCACAACAAGGATACAATCAACAACAAGCTTATTATCCTCCTGTAGTTCCAGAAAAGAATAATCTTGGATTAGCAGGATTTATTTTATCAATTGTTGCAATTCTTCTATTTTGGCTTCCTTTTATAAACGGAATATGCTGGTTATTAGGATTAATTTTCTCTGCTATCGGAGTATTTAGAAAACCAAAAGGATTAGCAATTGCAGGTTTAGTGATTTCACTAATAGGTGTTGTTCTCTTTATATTGACATTAACTCTTTTTGCTACAGCAGCAGTCTTAGGTAGTTAAACATATAACATACCCACATACTTTATAAAAAGGTTGTCTAAATAGACAACCTTTTTTTTTGTATTTTGCCAAAAAATAAAGGATGAAAACACTTACTGATTTAATAAACTTAGAAGAACCAGGAATTGCTCTTATCAATGAATGGCTAAACGATGCAGTAAGACCAATAGCATTATTGTCTCAATACAATAAAGAGGTAGCTGAAGAAGCTCTCTTACAACTTCAAGTAACGACACGTTCTCCTCTAGGTGCTATAGTATATGAGACTGGAGGAATACTGATAGACAATGGATGGATCAGAGTACTAGGTGGAGGAACAGAAACACTACCTTCTAGTTATCAATGGAACAAAGGCAAAACAATAGATCAAAACAATCAATCTAGTGGTTACTATATTATCGCATTAGATGTCTTAGGTGGCTACTTCTGTATCAATAGTGGAGGTCTAGGAGAGGACATAGGTAAAGTATATTACTTTGCACCAGACACATTAGACTTTGAGCCACTTGATATCAGTTATTCAGACTTAATTTATTTTTTCATAGCAGGTAATATAGATCAGTTTTATCAAGATTTTAGATGGAATACATGGAAAGAAGATACGGCACAACTTCCGTTAGACAAGGCTTTTCATATTTTCCCTCCTATGTGGACTAAAGAAGGAAAGCACATTGATTCTACATCTATCAATCCTATTGCGATTGAAGAGTTGTATCAAATCAATAAAGACTTTAAAGAAGGTTTAAATAATATAGAAGATAAATATATATAAATGAGTAAATTCAATCACTATACAGTCATACCTAATATCCATACACAATCATCAGAACTAGTATTACCATCTGTTGAGGATATTAACAATTGTGAACAAGTACTAAACTTTAATTTTGAAGAAGATTATAAGACCTATATTTTACAATATGGGGTAGGTGTACTAGGAGGCACATATATCCGTATCTATGCTCCTAATCGAATTATAACAGAGAGAAAAGAATGGTTAGAACGAGTAACGCAATACTACTTCTGGGATGATGGTAAAGATGTATTAACTAAAGAACAGGTATTAGAAGGGATTTGCATAGGAGATACTTTTGATGGAGATGAGATTATATTCTATAACAACACCTATTTTGTATTGCCTAGACATGAAGAGGACATCTATGTTTTAGGAAATAATTTATACGAAGCTATAGAATGGCTTTGTACAAAAGGAATACTAACTGAGGCGTTTTCAGAAAGAGAGTTTGAACCTTTTAATGAATAAGAATTATTAACCACAATCGTAGTATAATATTTGTGTCAGTATTAAACTATACAAAGGTTTATTTTAACTTTTAAGCCTTTTATTTTTACTTAATTTACAGTAATTTAGTTAGGTATTCTAGGGATGATATAAACGCTTAACCATTATATATGCAAGACAAAATAACACTTTTAGAGAAGTACTTCGAAACAGGTCTATACGAAGATTTTCACTCTTTACAGAGCGATTTAGTGATTTGGGTAGATTGGAGTGATTACGATGATGCAATAGTAGAATATATAGAAACTTGTCTTCAGACAGGGCATCTATCAGCATCTATAAAAGACCTACCAAATGAACAACTACAACTAAAGGTAAATTATGACAATAAGACTCATACTCATATCATTGTAGATAGAGATGATACGATTATATGGCTTAACAGTATATTACAGCCTGAGTATGAAATTCGCTTTTGCAAAATATCAGATGGGTCAGATACATTAGCATTCTTACCATTAACTAGAGAACATTGGAGACAATTAGAAACTATCTATACCTTAGAAAAAATAGAAGAACACTTTGAAGCTATTCACAGTGATTCTGTTTTCTTCAATAAGGAATATGACTTTGACGAAGATAGTTTTTTATCATAGAGATACTAAGCACCTACTCTTAATAGATAGGTGCTTTTTTATTCAACCTACATAACATCAACCTCATTATTAAAATCTCATTAGAACTTAATAGTATATTTACTTTGAATAAATACAAATTACTATCTTGCGTCATAATTATACAAGGAATTAGTAACTTTGTACTAGTCAATTCATAAACAACCAATTAAAGTGAAAAGAAAAATAGCAATATTTCTTATGGCACTCTTTTTAATTTCGACAACTGAGCTAGGTCAGGTGTTGAAGTTTCCTCTATTGGTTGAACATTATATTGAGCATACGACAAGTAATCCAGATTTATCTATTTGGGGATTCTTACAAATACATTACAGTGAAAGTCATAAAGAAGAAGGAGATCCTATGGATGAGAAACTACCTTTCGTTACGCACACACACTTTGTAAGTATAGTAGGTATCGTTACCCCTGCTCCAATTCTAAAAATAGACCGTATTAAGTTCAATACACTTGACAATAAAATACACGCTTTCAACGAAGATGAAGTTGAGAGTAATTACCTATCCTCTATTTGGCAACCGCCTAAATACTGTTAATACCTTATCGCAAAGAATAAGTTAACTTTCTGTGTATTTATACATGGAGAAGTTGGCTATACCTATCACGCAATTTTAACGTATTAACAGACTGAAATCATGTTAAATAAAATAATTGAGTTTTCTGTAAAGAATAAACTCATCATTGGGCTATTTGTATTAGCTCTAATCGGTGTTGGTATCTACCAGACATCTAAACTACCTATT
It encodes the following:
- a CDS encoding glycosyltransferase family 117 protein; the protein is MLTFNYKKWNVIGGWLCFAIALLTYTLTVEPTVSFWDPGEYIATSAKLQVGHPPGAPFYQMLGAFFSMFATSPDKVALMVNMVAVISSAFTILFMFWTLSNLLKKIVVAKSEWTNPNAIVVLGSAAVGSLAFTFTDSFWFNAVESEVYASAMLLTSLLLYLGVRWYDDINTPKGNRWLLLIGLVIGASFGVHLMALLTVPSIALLYFFKRYQKVTIKNFIIANVAAVGVLFFLFAFLFPKTLALFGKTEIFMVNSIGMPFNSGTIVAFLLIVAFFVFGLRYTEKKNKIMANTLILTLLFVFVGLTSWIMLPIRANAKVVINENTPSDASELLAYYQREQYGEESIYYDSYFTKKYVGLDKNNPWKDEKPNYERNYQTGKYEIVNEYKNAGQNFDSTHKGFLPRLWSTDKNHRVNYMRYTKPLDFRVSSQYAGTKELEELVSGVKQGLASGEIDYDGLDKFLDQYGEYLEIEVPSFSSNVGFMFEYQFGYMFWRYLMWNFAGRQDDVQGQGDLQHGNWISGIKFLDEIRLGSQDNLPSDTLENKGRNTYFFLPFILGLIGIVFHYRKDPKMFWVLLVLFLFTSFALKIFLNERPFEPRERDYAVVPAFYVFAMWIGFGVYAIFDGLKKYVQPKIAGPAVLVVSLFAAPVLLAQQNWDDHDRSDRYTALANARAYLDSCDPNAILFTIGDNDTFPLWYLQDVEGYRTDVRVVCTSLLPLDWYIDQMRAKAYDSEPLPISFTHDQYVGNKRDAIIVNKMIEERIDINSLLNFIKSDDDRTKIKTEAGTTLYIAPTNQIRIPVDSANVAKHNIVSPHLRKDILPYLDVNITDQAIYKHRLIMLDIVANNNWERPIYFSGGSWGDDDFIWMKDYLQLSGLVYKLVPLKSDTESSHALDRGSIDADRMYDIVTKWYWGNMGSDKIYHDPQTRRNALSYRINLARLMEQLLIEGKDEKAKKVIDIAMTNMPIKYYGLYEVVHPFVEGSYKVGEKENARQMAKELIQKSQESLTYYKGLEINDIEYYAREIITEIEIWRSLLQIIEEEDPSYYASLVPDFNTYNGYFKYFKRANL
- a CDS encoding acetyl-CoA carboxylase biotin carboxyl carrier protein subunit — translated: MNKTYQLKVNADTVFESEDLLQGDINVSRVNESTYHVLKNNRSYDVEILENHFTDKNYTVNVNGNNYSVNIQTELDKLINQLGFSLNSTKQVNSIKAPMPGLILDILVTVGQEVAENDNLLILEAMKMENNLSSPRAGIIKSINVTKGATVDKGLVLIEFE
- the thiL gene encoding thiamine-phosphate kinase; protein product: MIENKNQSKTDIGHLGEFGLIEHLTQNFTIENESTTKGIGDDAAVLSFGEDKVVVSTDLLIEGVHFDLAYSPLKHLGYKAVVVNLSDICAMNAVPTQITVSIAVSNRFPLEALDELYEGIALACKYYKVDLVGGDTTSSQKGLIISVTAIGKAKEEELVYRSGANDNDLLVVTGDIGSAYMGLQILEREKQVFLVNPNNQPDLSIYEYIIERQLKPEARTDIKQLLADLGVKPTAMIDISDGLSSEIMHICKSSKVGCNLYEEKLPLDPQFMNTCEEFNIDATTMAINGGEDYELLFTIKMEDFDKIKGNPNLTVIGHTTQESEGVHLISRANTKIPLKSRGWNPLENKDEE
- a CDS encoding enoyl-CoA hydratase/isomerase family protein, which produces MDFENILVEKEGSLAIITINRPTKLNALNKPTIEELHQALKHFEKDRETRVIILTGSGEKAFVAGADIKEFSSFNTSEGSQLAAKGQELLFDYVQNYNKPVIAAVNGFALGGGLELAMSAHFRVASTNAKMGLPEVTLGLIPGYGGTQRLPQLIGKGRAMELIMTAEMITADKALSYGLVNHVVEQEELLAFTKKIANKIAANSASAIGRAIKSINANFKDGVNGYHEEIKNFGECFETEDFTEGTTAFLEKRKPEFKGQN